The Bdellovibrionales bacterium sequence CGCTCATCAACATTCTGGCGGGTCTGACCCTTAAAACAAGTGGGCAGGTCACCGTGTGGGGGGCCAGCCTCGATTGCGACGAGCGGTGCGTCAAAAGCGCCATCGGCGTCGTGCCGCAGGAAAACAATATCGATACTTTTTTTACGCCGCGAGAGCTGCTGGAGTTTCAGGCGGGCCTTTACGGCGTGCCTCCCAAAGAGCGGATCACGAACTATTTGCTAGAGATGCTCTCATTGATGGATATGGCCGATGCGCCTTCGCGACGCCTGTCGGGCGGGATGCGGCGGCGGCTTATGGTGGCTAAGGCGATGGCGCACCGCCCGCCTATCCTTGTGCTGGACGAGCCGACGGCGGGCGTGGACGTGGAGCAGCGCCGCGCGTTATGGGCGCAGATCAAGCAATTGCAAAAGGGGGGGACGACGATCCTTCTCACCACGCACTATCTTGAAGAAGCGCAAGAGTTGTGCGAGAGCCTTGCCATTTTGCACGAGGGCCGCATCGTCGCCAACGACACGAAAGACAATCTCCTTAGCCAGTTGGATAACAAGAGCCTGACCATCACGGTGGATCGCGATTTGCATGACGTGCCGCCGAACCTGCGCCCGCATGGTTGGGTGCTGGAAAGCCCACGCCGCCTGAAACTGCCAGCGGCCAAGGCGTCCTTGTCCTTGGGGCAAATGATGCTGAGCGTGCAGGTCAACGGCCTTAACATCGTCGATATCGTGACGTATGAGACGAACCTTGAAGACGTTTTCCTGAAATTTACCAAAGGCCTCACCCCTGATGCGCCTTCAGGAAAACAGGCTTTCCCCACGCTCTTTTGAGGAGAAAGCGCCTTTATGACCCTTCCTCTTTTGTTTGTGTCGGCGGTGGCGCTGATGGATCCGCAGCGGCGCGTGCTGCTCGCGCAGCGTCCGGCGGGCAAGGACATGGC is a genomic window containing:
- a CDS encoding ABC transporter ATP-binding protein — protein: MTENEPSNALEIKGLAKRYKGKRGIDTRAALDGIDLVVPRGSLFGLLGPNGAGKSTLINILAGLTLKTSGQVTVWGASLDCDERCVKSAIGVVPQENNIDTFFTPRELLEFQAGLYGVPPKERITNYLLEMLSLMDMADAPSRRLSGGMRRRLMVAKAMAHRPPILVLDEPTAGVDVEQRRALWAQIKQLQKGGTTILLTTHYLEEAQELCESLAILHEGRIVANDTKDNLLSQLDNKSLTITVDRDLHDVPPNLRPHGWVLESPRRLKLPAAKASLSLGQMMLSVQVNGLNIVDIVTYETNLEDVFLKFTKGLTPDAPSGKQAFPTLF